One segment of Cyprinus carpio isolate SPL01 chromosome A17, ASM1834038v1, whole genome shotgun sequence DNA contains the following:
- the LOC109108164 gene encoding MORN repeat-containing protein 2-like, whose translation MSEITNLKISYIFPNGDRYEGEGCRTSDGVVMRKGSGTQTSASGVTYTGEWDNDKMNGRGTLTHPSGAIYSGLFRDNMYHGKGTYRFPDGTEYTGTFNNNRFEGEGEFTDSQGLVWTGMFHNKAALGLKLKVNM comes from the exons ATGTCTG AGATTACAAATCTTAAAATCTCTTACATTTTTCCAAATGGAGACAGATATG AGGGCGAAGGCTGTCGTACTTCAGATGGTGTGGTGATGAGGAAAGGGTCTGGCACACAGACATCAGCTTCTGGAGTTACTTACACTGGAGAATGGGACAATGATAAG ATGAATGGCAGAGGAACTCTTACACACCCGTCAGGGGCGATTTACAGCGGCCTGTTCAGAGACAACATGTATCACGGCAAAGGAACGTACCGATTTCCTGATGGGACAGAATACACAGGAACCTTTAACAACAACAG atttgaaGGTGAAGGGGAGTTCACAGATTCGCAAGGACTTGTGTGGACTGGGATGTTTCATAACAAAGCGGCACTGGGACTGAAGCTCAAAGTCAACATgtga
- the arhgef33 gene encoding rho guanine nucleotide exchange factor 33 isoform X2, whose amino-acid sequence MENGKIEGHDIDAIDLQLQAMWVELKSGVGSVVEDFATLRQTYSRLEEKVSTYQQETNDKMLSLRNTLNTLQEDISTALTHLSEVRCKQKDLQKDLDLMQSTQHRKGSRGEGSVDGHASLNSQTELSLIQHYISSLSANQNSYPEPDSQKKSPLWREKKNSRDQKEQNNSTITQRQTAALELLESERVYVSYLSLLLKANISFNSSENVSLKDKRPFPPSLRFLIQQHLELLHLLQERVLKSHWQGIMGDVFLRLTSKESDFLDHYVSYLRDLPECLTVVSLFISSKSGSLLESDIIGDETHPSLHSLLLQPVQRIPEYHTLLQSLLQQTESEHPDYYLLLVSVQQLRSFMTQYSLLLQHNQELLTHSHALREHTHNLCTHQQEWPQHTRKELSRSTVRQLYKVDYEKNKKNNTSAQSDPSRRNKHYPDYDYDPEIPSPVSFLSDSDFRHKAVSVPLRSIPETEGAGSVLSDALGALFPYRAGGSRCSSPSHSSDSSIDIAFVRCSPSHSPPRQSHSRGRSAGGVVYRSNRACVSPNSADIVRPHPLQAVQRKSKSLNGLQMDSIDSHAHQTKTPAHPRLERQLSGKSRKRPSSPKHRYETHTDTEEQPRLIHQKDPRSLVWEEIKLRGVSDDYDHTPLSESSRKEAKGFRNSFKKLFKKKSSGDGKEKTTVKAECQSSGELETTKAPHTGDTDRGTAV is encoded by the exons ATGGAGAATGGCAAAATAGAAG GTCATGACATAGACGCCATAGACCTTCAG TTGCAGGCGATGTGGGTGGAGCTAAAATCAGGAGTTGGGAGTGTGGTTGAAGATTTTGCCACCCTACGGCAAACCTACAGCCGACTGGAGGAGAAAGTCTCCACCTATCAACAAGAAACCAATGACAAGATGCTGTCTCTCAGAAACACACTTAACACATTACAG GAAGACATAAGCACAGCTCTAACACATCTTTCTGAGGTTAGGTGTAAACAAAAAGACCTGCAGAAGGACCTGGACCTCATGCAGAGCACTCAACACAG GAAAGGCTCAAGGGGGGAGGGATCAGTGGATGGCCATGCCTCTCTAAACAGCCAAACAGAACTCAGTCTCATTCAGCATTACATAAGCAGcctgtcagccaatcaga ACTCTTATCCTGAGCCTGACAGTCAAAAGAAGTCTCCTTTgtggagggagaaaaaaaacagcagagatcaaaaagaacaaaacaactcAACTATAA CTCAGAGGCAGACTGCAGCTCTGGAGCTGTTGGAGTCTGAGAGAGTGTACGTGTCGTATCTCTCACTCCTGTTAAAGGCAAACATCAGTTTTAACTCCTCAGAAAATGTCAGCCTCAAAGACAAACG gCCTTTCCCTCCCTCTCTACGCTTCTTGATTCAGCAGCATCTGGAACTCCTTCACCTCCTCCAGGAGAGAGTTCTTAAGAGCCACTGGCAAGGAATCATGGGAGATGTATTTCTAAGGCTCACTAGCAAAGaa AGTGATTTTCTGGATCATTATGTATCATATTTACGGGACCTGCCAGAATGTTTGACAGTGGTTAGTCTGTTCATCTCTTCAAAATCAGGCAGCTTACTAGAg AGTGACATCATAGGGGATGAGACACATCCGTCTCTACACTCTCTGCTTCTACAACCTGTCCAACGTATCCCAGAATACCATACGCTCCTCCAG AGTCTTCTACAGCAGACAGAGTCAGAGCATCCAGACTATTACCTGTTACTGGTGTCTGTGCAACAACTCAGATCTTTCATGACCCAGTACAGCCTTCTGCTACAGCACAACCAGGAGCTCCTCACACACAGTCATGCCCTgcgagaacacacacacaacctgtgcACACACCAGCAGGAGTGGCCCCAACACACCCGAAAAGAGCTTAGCAG GTCTACAGTGAGACAGCTGTATAAAGTCGactatgagaaaaataaaaaaaacaacaccagtgCCCAAAG tgatcCTTCTCGACGTAACAAACACTACCCTGACTATGACTACGACCCAGAAATCCCGTCCCCTGTCTCCTTTCTGTCCGACTCTGACTTTCGCCACAAAGCCGTCTCAGTTCCTCTGCGCAGCATTCCAGAGACAGAGGGAGCGGGATCTGTCCTCTCTGATGCTCTGGGTGCGCTCTTTCCCTACAGAGCTGGAGGGTCTCGCTGCTCAAGCCCATCTCATTCCTCTGACTCAAGCATTGATATCGCCTTTGTGCGTTGTAGTCCTTCTCATAGTCCACCTAGACAGTCCCACAGTAGGGGGCGGAGTGCTGGGGGTGTGGTTTATAGGTCCAACAGGGCCTGTGTGTCACCTAACTCAGCAGACATTGTGAGACCACACCCTCTACAGGCAGTGCAGAGAAAGAGCAAATCACTGAACGGCCTGCAGATGGACAGTATTGATAGTCACGCCCACCAGACAAAAACTCCCGCCCACCCGAGGCTGGAGCGCCAGTTAAGTGGCAAATCAAGAAAGAGACCCAGCAGTCCAAAACACAGATATgagacacacactgacacagagGAGCAGCCACGACTAATACATCAAAAG GATCCTAGAAGCCTGGTGTGGGAGGAGATCAAATTGAGGGGTGTGTCTGATGACTATGACCACACCCCCTTGAGTGAAAGCAGTAGGAAAGAAGCAAAAGGGTTTAGGAACTCCTTCAAAAAGCTCTTCAAGAAGAA gtctAGTGGTGATGGAAAGGAGAAGACAACAGTAAAAGCTGAGTGTCAAAGCAGTGGAGAACTGGAGACCACCAAAGCCCCTCACACAGGAGACACTGACAGAGGAACTGCTGTTTAA
- the arhgef33 gene encoding rho guanine nucleotide exchange factor 33 isoform X1 — translation MTRCCLSETHLTHYRCKQKDLQKDLDLMQSTQHRKGSRGEGSVDGHASLNSQTELSLIQHYISSLSANQNSYPEPDSQKKSPLWREKKNSRDQKEQNNSTITQRQTAALELLESERVYVSYLSLLLKANISFNSSENVSLKDKRPFPPSLRFLIQQHLELLHLLQERVLKSHWQGIMGDVFLRLTSKESDFLDHYVSYLRDLPECLTVVSLFISSKSGSLLESDIIGDETHPSLHSLLLQPVQRIPEYHTLLQSLLQQTESEHPDYYLLLVSVQQLRSFMTQYSLLLQHNQELLTHSHALREHTHNLCTHQQEWPQHTRKELSRSTVRQLYKVDYEKNKKNNTSAQSDPSRRNKHYPDYDYDPEIPSPVSFLSDSDFRHKAVSVPLRSIPETEGAGSVLSDALGALFPYRAGGSRCSSPSHSSDSSIDIAFVRCSPSHSPPRQSHSRGRSAGGVVYRSNRACVSPNSADIVRPHPLQAVQRKSKSLNGLQMDSIDSHAHQTKTPAHPRLERQLSGKSRKRPSSPKHRYETHTDTEEQPRLIHQKDPRSLVWEEIKLRGVSDDYDHTPLSESSRKEAKGFRNSFKKLFKKKSSGDGKEKTTVKAECQSSGELETTKAPHTGDTDRGTAV, via the exons ATGACAAGATGCTGTCTCTCAGAAACACACTTAACACATTACAG GTGTAAACAAAAAGACCTGCAGAAGGACCTGGACCTCATGCAGAGCACTCAACACAG GAAAGGCTCAAGGGGGGAGGGATCAGTGGATGGCCATGCCTCTCTAAACAGCCAAACAGAACTCAGTCTCATTCAGCATTACATAAGCAGcctgtcagccaatcaga ACTCTTATCCTGAGCCTGACAGTCAAAAGAAGTCTCCTTTgtggagggagaaaaaaaacagcagagatcaaaaagaacaaaacaactcAACTATAA CTCAGAGGCAGACTGCAGCTCTGGAGCTGTTGGAGTCTGAGAGAGTGTACGTGTCGTATCTCTCACTCCTGTTAAAGGCAAACATCAGTTTTAACTCCTCAGAAAATGTCAGCCTCAAAGACAAACG gCCTTTCCCTCCCTCTCTACGCTTCTTGATTCAGCAGCATCTGGAACTCCTTCACCTCCTCCAGGAGAGAGTTCTTAAGAGCCACTGGCAAGGAATCATGGGAGATGTATTTCTAAGGCTCACTAGCAAAGaa AGTGATTTTCTGGATCATTATGTATCATATTTACGGGACCTGCCAGAATGTTTGACAGTGGTTAGTCTGTTCATCTCTTCAAAATCAGGCAGCTTACTAGAg AGTGACATCATAGGGGATGAGACACATCCGTCTCTACACTCTCTGCTTCTACAACCTGTCCAACGTATCCCAGAATACCATACGCTCCTCCAG AGTCTTCTACAGCAGACAGAGTCAGAGCATCCAGACTATTACCTGTTACTGGTGTCTGTGCAACAACTCAGATCTTTCATGACCCAGTACAGCCTTCTGCTACAGCACAACCAGGAGCTCCTCACACACAGTCATGCCCTgcgagaacacacacacaacctgtgcACACACCAGCAGGAGTGGCCCCAACACACCCGAAAAGAGCTTAGCAG GTCTACAGTGAGACAGCTGTATAAAGTCGactatgagaaaaataaaaaaaacaacaccagtgCCCAAAG tgatcCTTCTCGACGTAACAAACACTACCCTGACTATGACTACGACCCAGAAATCCCGTCCCCTGTCTCCTTTCTGTCCGACTCTGACTTTCGCCACAAAGCCGTCTCAGTTCCTCTGCGCAGCATTCCAGAGACAGAGGGAGCGGGATCTGTCCTCTCTGATGCTCTGGGTGCGCTCTTTCCCTACAGAGCTGGAGGGTCTCGCTGCTCAAGCCCATCTCATTCCTCTGACTCAAGCATTGATATCGCCTTTGTGCGTTGTAGTCCTTCTCATAGTCCACCTAGACAGTCCCACAGTAGGGGGCGGAGTGCTGGGGGTGTGGTTTATAGGTCCAACAGGGCCTGTGTGTCACCTAACTCAGCAGACATTGTGAGACCACACCCTCTACAGGCAGTGCAGAGAAAGAGCAAATCACTGAACGGCCTGCAGATGGACAGTATTGATAGTCACGCCCACCAGACAAAAACTCCCGCCCACCCGAGGCTGGAGCGCCAGTTAAGTGGCAAATCAAGAAAGAGACCCAGCAGTCCAAAACACAGATATgagacacacactgacacagagGAGCAGCCACGACTAATACATCAAAAG GATCCTAGAAGCCTGGTGTGGGAGGAGATCAAATTGAGGGGTGTGTCTGATGACTATGACCACACCCCCTTGAGTGAAAGCAGTAGGAAAGAAGCAAAAGGGTTTAGGAACTCCTTCAAAAAGCTCTTCAAGAAGAA gtctAGTGGTGATGGAAAGGAGAAGACAACAGTAAAAGCTGAGTGTCAAAGCAGTGGAGAACTGGAGACCACCAAAGCCCCTCACACAGGAGACACTGACAGAGGAACTGCTGTTTAA